In the Leptospira barantonii genome, ACTTTTACTAAGCCGAAACAGAGAACGACCCAGACTCCGATTTGGATCAGAGAATATTCTCCGTAATAATGGACCTGGGAAAGACTTTTTGCAAGAAGCGAACTCGAGAAAAAGAAGATCGTTCCTTCCTGAGGAAGAATCCAATAAACGACCTCGAGAATCTGTTTTTTCAGATCCGAGGTCTGTACCATACTCGCCGCCGCCGATTCGTAGATGAACAAGTCCAAGAACGTGGAAAACACAAGAAGCGCAAGTCCGCCGAAAAAGGCCGCGTTCTTACCGAAACTCAAAACAAGAACAAAGCCGAAAAGAATCAGAAAGTAAAAAACGAAAAACATAGTGAAGCAGGCTTTCAAAAGATCCCAGGAAAAATTCCCGCCGCCGATCTGCTGTTTTACGAGATACGTTCCGATTAAAAAAACGGCGTTCGCAAAGATGAGCAAAAGTACACCCAAGGACTTTCCGCCAATGTATGTCAGTGGAGAAACGGGTCTGGAAAGAATCGGAATGTACGTTTTGTTTTCCAGCTCCTCTCCCAAAAGAGAAACCGGAAGAAACAACGCGAGAACCGTATTCCAAAACGCGAAAAACAAAAACACGACGTAAATTTGAAAATCGGGATTCCCGGATTGATCCTGTCCTCCGATCTGAAGCTGACAGGTGAAATTTAAAAATAGAAACAAAGCGGATATTATAAAAATGAAATATACGATTCTTTTCCGAAGCGTTTCTCTCAGAGTCAAAAACGAAATCGAAAAAACCTTCGGAATCTGATCGCGGATCCAGGAAAAATTATTCATGGTTTCCTCCGGTGACTCTTAAGAAAACCTCTTCGAGAGATTCGGTGGTTCTTTCGTATTTCAATATGTTGGCTCCTAAGTTCACGAGTTCCGCGGGAATATTTCTGAGATCGATTCCGTTTGCGGGAAGAAACTCGATCTGATTTTCCACGATCTTTTGTTCG is a window encoding:
- a CDS encoding ABC-2 family transporter protein, giving the protein MFLFLNFTCQLQIGGQDQSGNPDFQIYVVFLFFAFWNTVLALFLPVSLLGEELENKTYIPILSRPVSPLTYIGGKSLGVLLLIFANAVFLIGTYLVKQQIGGGNFSWDLLKACFTMFFVFYFLILFGFVLVLSFGKNAAFFGGLALLVFSTFLDLFIYESAAASMVQTSDLKKQILEVVYWILPQEGTIFFFSSSLLAKSLSQVHYYGEYSLIQIGVWVVLCFGLVKVVLDRKEL